The Terrirubrum flagellatum nucleotide sequence TGACGGAAGGCCGCTCAACGGCCGCTGCGATTATCTGCTGCAAGGCTTCATGCCGGTCGCGCGCGGCTGGACGCTGACAATACACAAGCCCGATGGCGGGTTGTTTCTCGAGCGCCCGGCCCGACATGGCCTGACCTCGGGCGAGGCCGTGCGCGAAGCCGGCAGCCGCGTGACGATCGCGCTGGCGCGCGAGGCGCGCAGCGGCAACTGGTTGCAATTGCCGACATCAGGCGGCTTCCAGCTCGCGCTGCGGCTTTACGACACGTCGGCGAGTTCGATCAGCCGCGCGCTCGATCGTTCGCAACTGCCGCGCATCGCGCGCGTGAGATGCGTGTGAGGCTACGATGACGCGCCTGGGCTGGTTCCTTTTCACGCTGGCATGCGGCCTTGTGCTTGCCGGCGTCGTGCATATCGCCGCGGTGCTGCTGACGCCGGCCTTCGCCGGCGACGGGCCGCTGGCGCGCATGCTGAACGACGCGCCTTTGCATCAGGCGACCCTGCTCCCCGCGCCAACGCCCGCTGCGCCCGGGCTCGCCTTCACTGACCCCGCGACGGCGATGTCGATCTGCCCCTATGATCTCGACAGGGAGCCGGTGCGCGTGCGCATCGCCGCCGGCGACGAGCTTCTTACGCTGTCATTCCATTCACCTGACGGGCGCGTGTTCTATGCGTTGAGCGACCGCGCGGCGCAGCGCGGAATCATTGATCTCGTACTGTTCAC carries:
- a CDS encoding DUF1214 domain-containing protein, producing MSVASSSTPPADHRRGGAGFIIRLLAILAIGGGLGLWSAVYALQDQAGFGRVDIGAWSTYPRAGGFDVDPYARAAIARRGELPLGAGEGVMLTAIRDDDGRPLNGRCDYLLQGFMPVARGWTLTIHKPDGGLFLERPARHGLTSGEAVREAGSRVTIALAREARSGNWLQLPTSGGFQLALRLYDTSASSISRALDRSQLPRIARVRCV
- a CDS encoding DUF1254 domain-containing protein, which translates into the protein MTRLGWFLFTLACGLVLAGVVHIAAVLLTPAFAGDGPLARMLNDAPLHQATLLPAPTPAAPGLAFTDPATAMSICPYDLDREPVRVRIAAGDELLTLSFHSPDGRVFYALSDRAAQRGIIDLVLFTLDQLGEALRAEDEDDAPRDVRLLSPVRRGFVVARVLALQPTDMPDARLLASGLTCEPDPNVLGK